Proteins from one Nicotiana tabacum cultivar K326 chromosome 23, ASM71507v2, whole genome shotgun sequence genomic window:
- the LOC107775199 gene encoding uncharacterized protein LOC107775199: MNTGSSSSNSSKDEFSVLVLASDLGIDARPFLTQPEESWHDCPSHLPSSEEQDFDFLQFFRLEPGSDKAGNRIFRIVGKYFPALVIDGERLKRYVFNKICTELPEGPFCIVYMHSTVQKEDNNPGLTILRWIYEELPSDHKDRLQVVYFVHPGIRSRLVLATLGRFFLSGGLYWKIKYVSRLQYLWDDIKKGELEIPEFVQKHDDILERRPLTDYGIEPDPLHLSQMPPTAYSFGRHDSGWSSREYMS; this comes from the exons ATGAATACGGGAAGCTCCAGTTCAAATTCCAGTAAGGATGAATTCTCAGTTTTAGTGTTAGCATCGGATCTTGGTATTGATGCCCGACCCTTTTTGACCCAACCCGAAGAGAGCTGGCATGATTGCCCTTCTCACCTTCCTTCTTCTGAGGAACAAGATTTTGACTTCCTCCAATTCTTCCGCCTTGAACCCGGTTCTGATAAAGCGGGTAATCGGATCTTCCGTATTGTTGGAAAATACTTCCCGG CTCTAGTTATAGATGGGGAGCGGCTGAAAAGGTATGTCTTTAACAAAATTTGCACGGAGTTGCCTGAGGGGCCATTCTGCATTGTCTACATGCATAGTACTGTCCAGAAGGAGGATAACAACCCTGGATTGACCATCTTGAGGTGGATCTACGAAGAGCTACCCTCTGACCATAAGGACAGGCTTCAGGTTGTATACTTTGTGCATCCTGGGATCCGGTCAAGGCTTGTTCTTGCAACACTAGGCAGATTTTTCCTAAGTGGAGG CTTGTATTGGAAAATAAAGTATGTCAGTCGACTGCAGTACCTTTGGGACGACATAAAGAAAGGAGAGCTCGAGATTCCTGAATTTGTTCAAAAGCATGATGACATTCTAGAGCGCAGGCCACTGACTGATTATGGAATTGAACCAGATCCCCTCCATCTATCGCAGATGCCACCGACAGCCTACTCGTTTGGGAGACATGATTCAGGATGGTCATCTAGAGAGTACATGTCTTAG
- the LOC107775203 gene encoding putative late blight resistance protein homolog R1A-3 — translation MGGIGKTTLTRKAHDNLPIRYHFDIRVWVTISQEYRGRNVLLDALHCILKQTNIVKENDYDTMDDCELADLVQKNLKGSRYLVVVDDIWSADVWDSRRVIFPNYNNGSRILLTTRETEVAIYANTSSPHEMNVLNLENSWK, via the coding sequence ATGGGTGGCATTGGCAAAACAACACTCACCAGAAAAGCTCATGATAATCTCCCAATCAGGTATCATTTTGACATTCGTGTTTGGGTTacaatatctcaagaatatcgAGGTAGAAATGTGTTGTTAGATGCTTTACATTGCATTTTGAAGCAAACAAATATTGTCAAAGAAAATGATTATGATACGATGGATGATTGTGAGTTAGCCGACCTAGTACAGAAAAACCTAAAGGGTTCAAGAtaccttgttgttgttgatgatattTGGAGTGCGGATGTTTGGGATAGTAGAAGAGTTATATTTCCTAATTACAACAATGGGAGTCGAATCTTATTAACTACTAGGGAAACAGAGGTAGCGATATATGCAAACACTAGTAGCCCTCATGAGATGAACGTCTTGAATTTGGAAAATAGTTGGAAGTGA